A region of Haladaptatus cibarius D43 DNA encodes the following proteins:
- a CDS encoding glycyl aminopeptidase, which yields MALGGWVSGKTVSLVLVCLLVAGAFAPPATAQSAGEPPDVSISIERPADDSTTVQYQLDFDAPAETESFWLINYTGTVVSSDGFVSGQTQNDDHALRWDGETESPSVTVSADVNGGNGREFSATNDWILSPTPQLSVAWMSDGSDEWQYRQPLQDDSDDSTVEFSDSGVLGSAFTYVGDYEEHTHRADGQRFKMVVVEGANPAESPADVFESWTATSKAMPGKSPDEVLAFVLPDPSWRGGFASPEQDELWVHEDARLSDPQNLWIHEYVHTRQSFELGEDMTWFREASAAYLASDLSMEQGRTSPSAVAQTLTAKDFGESVLSKSNSWENGEVPYYRGAYTLWALDAKIQQATDGEKSLLDVFDRMNGHEGTVSYADFQSIVAEVSGQPMNSWLDQHVTTAATPELQTIAASVDDDSTVDSGSSGVGDSNGGQASGESADDAGDGSDDLDMLDIEPLATTGDLQSTLILWGGLGLIGVVFGLTIAQYVSGLMERIREK from the coding sequence ATGGCACTCGGGGGTTGGGTTTCCGGAAAGACAGTATCGCTGGTGTTGGTGTGCCTGCTCGTCGCTGGGGCGTTTGCGCCTCCCGCGACGGCACAGTCAGCAGGGGAACCTCCGGATGTCTCGATTTCTATCGAACGACCCGCGGACGATTCGACGACAGTACAGTATCAACTCGACTTCGACGCTCCGGCGGAAACGGAATCGTTCTGGCTCATCAACTACACCGGAACCGTCGTCTCTTCCGATGGATTCGTCAGCGGTCAAACGCAAAACGACGACCACGCACTTCGCTGGGATGGCGAAACGGAATCACCCTCTGTCACCGTCTCCGCGGACGTAAACGGCGGAAACGGTCGGGAGTTTTCCGCCACCAACGACTGGATACTCTCGCCGACGCCGCAGTTGTCGGTTGCGTGGATGTCTGACGGGAGTGATGAGTGGCAGTACCGTCAGCCGCTTCAAGATGATTCCGACGATTCGACCGTCGAGTTCTCCGATTCGGGCGTTCTCGGGTCGGCCTTCACCTACGTTGGCGACTACGAAGAACACACCCATCGCGCAGACGGCCAGCGGTTTAAGATGGTCGTCGTCGAGGGTGCGAATCCCGCGGAGTCTCCCGCTGACGTTTTCGAATCGTGGACGGCGACGAGCAAAGCCATGCCGGGCAAGTCGCCGGACGAAGTGCTGGCTTTCGTCCTTCCCGACCCCAGTTGGCGTGGCGGATTCGCCTCGCCGGAACAGGACGAACTGTGGGTTCACGAGGATGCTCGGCTCTCCGACCCGCAAAACCTCTGGATTCACGAGTACGTCCACACGCGTCAGTCGTTCGAACTCGGCGAGGATATGACGTGGTTCCGTGAAGCCAGCGCGGCCTATCTCGCGTCCGATTTGTCGATGGAACAGGGCCGAACGTCGCCGTCTGCTGTGGCACAAACGCTCACCGCGAAGGATTTCGGTGAATCTGTGCTTTCGAAGTCGAACTCGTGGGAAAACGGCGAAGTGCCCTACTACCGCGGTGCGTATACACTGTGGGCGCTTGATGCGAAGATTCAGCAAGCAACTGACGGGGAAAAGAGCCTGCTCGACGTGTTCGACCGGATGAACGGCCACGAGGGAACCGTATCCTACGCCGATTTCCAAAGCATCGTCGCGGAGGTGTCCGGTCAACCGATGAACTCGTGGCTCGACCAGCACGTGACGACCGCTGCAACCCCGGAACTGCAAACTATCGCAGCCAGTGTCGATGACGATTCGACCGTCGATTCCGGTAGTTCCGGCGTCGGTGATTCGAACGGCGGGCAGGCATCCGGCGAAAGCGCGGATGATGCTGGAGATGGAAGCGACGACCTCGATATGCTCGACATAGAACCGTTGGCGACGACCGGCGACCTCCAATCGACGCTGATACTCTGGGGTGGATTGGGACTCATCGGAGTGGTGTTCGGGCTGACGATTGCCCAGTACGTGTCTGGGTTGATGGAACGAATACGCGAAAAATAG
- a CDS encoding PH domain-containing protein gives MTNDFDSSWLHLTPDEEVLWAGHRSVYNIVPAVLAGVIFILLGAGVGGSDFFGPARWLAIALVPLGFIVAVPPFLRWRSEWYVLTTEEIYHKSGILSTNVTQIRLDRVQNTSCSQSLSERIFDYGDVTVYTAGSGTIDLVFRNVSNPQSINELLTEQLGRVSTRR, from the coding sequence ATGACGAACGATTTCGACTCCTCGTGGCTTCACCTCACGCCGGACGAGGAGGTTCTCTGGGCCGGCCATCGAAGCGTGTACAACATCGTCCCGGCCGTACTGGCCGGTGTCATCTTTATTCTGCTCGGTGCAGGCGTAGGGGGAAGCGACTTCTTCGGCCCGGCGCGGTGGCTTGCAATCGCCCTCGTTCCACTCGGTTTTATCGTCGCCGTCCCACCGTTTCTTCGCTGGCGAAGCGAGTGGTACGTTCTCACAACTGAAGAGATATATCACAAAAGTGGTATTCTTTCCACAAATGTCACACAGATACGACTCGACCGAGTGCAAAACACGTCCTGTTCTCAGTCACTTTCCGAACGAATATTCGACTACGGTGATGTCACCGTTTACACTGCGGGGTCTGGTACCATAGACCTCGTCTTTCGAAACGTTTCCAACCCACAATCTATCAATGAACTGTTGACCGAACAGTTGGGTCGAGTTTCGACGCGACGGTAA
- the glmU gene encoding bifunctional sugar-1-phosphate nucleotidylyltransferase/acetyltransferase, which translates to MQAIVLAAGEGTRMRPLSGSVPKPMLPVAEEPLVAHTVRAAVEAGADELVLVVGYEAETVREHFGEEYAGIPVKYAIQEEQRGTADAVRSARDHIDGQFAVLNGDNLYDTPAVKRLLSNGPSVGTFRVDDPSNYGVISADGDTVTGIVEKPDDPPTDLANTGAYVFPEEARDWLDVGESERGEFEITDVVEQVIEEYDVTPVELERWLDVGRPWELLEANEWKLGELERDVQGDVSDQAVIDGTVVVEEGATVKAGVVIEGPALIRSGASIGPNAYIRGATLVGKDVKVGHSVEVKNSVLSPGATVGHLSYVGDSVLGRDVNFGAGTNVANLRHDDANIKFTVKGDRVSTDRRKFGVVAGDEVKTGINTSLTPGLKLSTGATTLPGDVVTRDK; encoded by the coding sequence ATGCAGGCAATCGTTCTTGCGGCGGGTGAAGGGACACGAATGCGACCGCTTTCCGGGTCGGTTCCGAAACCCATGTTGCCGGTCGCGGAGGAACCGCTGGTCGCACACACAGTTCGCGCCGCCGTCGAAGCAGGGGCCGACGAACTCGTTCTGGTCGTGGGATACGAGGCGGAGACGGTTCGTGAACATTTTGGCGAAGAGTACGCCGGAATCCCGGTCAAATACGCGATACAGGAAGAACAGCGCGGCACCGCGGACGCGGTACGTTCTGCACGCGACCACATCGACGGGCAGTTTGCGGTTCTCAACGGCGACAATCTCTACGACACGCCCGCCGTGAAGCGCCTTCTGAGCAACGGCCCGAGCGTCGGTACGTTCCGGGTTGATGACCCGTCGAACTACGGTGTCATTTCGGCGGATGGAGACACTGTGACTGGAATTGTCGAAAAGCCGGACGACCCACCGACCGACCTCGCAAACACCGGGGCCTACGTCTTCCCCGAGGAAGCGCGTGACTGGCTCGACGTGGGCGAGAGCGAGCGCGGCGAGTTCGAGATTACGGACGTGGTCGAGCAAGTCATCGAGGAGTACGACGTAACGCCGGTCGAACTGGAACGATGGCTCGACGTTGGTCGTCCGTGGGAACTGCTCGAAGCGAACGAGTGGAAACTTGGTGAACTCGAACGCGACGTTCAGGGCGACGTGAGCGACCAAGCTGTCATCGACGGAACCGTCGTCGTCGAGGAAGGCGCGACGGTGAAAGCGGGTGTCGTCATCGAAGGCCCCGCACTGATTCGTTCGGGCGCGAGCATCGGACCGAACGCCTACATTCGCGGGGCGACGCTCGTCGGCAAGGATGTAAAAGTCGGCCACAGCGTCGAAGTGAAAAACAGCGTTCTCTCCCCCGGTGCGACCGTCGGACACCTCTCTTACGTCGGCGATAGCGTCCTCGGACGCGACGTGAACTTCGGTGCGGGAACGAACGTGGCGAATCTCCGCCACGACGATGCGAATATCAAGTTCACCGTGAAAGGTGACCGCGTTTCGACCGACCGACGAAAGTTCGGTGTGGTGGCTGGCGACGAGGTCAAAACGGGAATCAACACCAGTCTCACGCCGGGGCTGAAGCTCTCGACGGGAGCGACGACGCTTCCGGGTGACGTTGTGACTCGGGACAAGTAG
- a CDS encoding DUF7563 family protein has protein sequence MSIDMSASRNVDDSTMADTQCRNCGSFVTPQFTRVFGNNQNEVFGCFECMTATEVKRGRANHPDKADRAREEMR, from the coding sequence ATGTCGATAGACATGAGCGCATCTCGAAACGTCGATGACAGCACGATGGCCGACACCCAGTGCCGGAACTGCGGTTCGTTCGTAACACCACAGTTCACCCGCGTGTTCGGAAATAATCAAAACGAGGTCTTCGGCTGTTTCGAATGCATGACTGCTACTGAAGTGAAACGAGGCCGCGCAAACCACCCGGACAAAGCTGACCGCGCCCGCGAGGAAATGCGGTAG
- a CDS encoding helix-turn-helix transcriptional regulator gives MYLGFGNRDRWTLYAVFVVVLVVAGFASVPMSVGGQSESDVGRIVTVNQTGTAVVATTADTTYVWQSEPYTANVTFQINASEDQYAVCLYERRGSGNAEELDCRSTKIGNGSTATVELNGSTAVEPGERTIFFRVRPTFNNDAPTIDNRSINQTVITKSGDVDNDGLENEFEVNQSETGWNETAFRNWDMDGDGIPDGQEYDNPRLDPTKADTDNDGLRDGLELNIDTDPSDPDTDGDKVDDGTEYNDPNLDPNDPNDATNTTAANPGDEDAQSGGISGVQLLLVAIVGMGVVGAAALLWRTNNDDSDPPVSVTEVRDTNETPPPEEDADESEDILTDEGVVLQLLRENRGRMKQVDVVEETGWSKSKVSRLLSRMEDRGDVNRLRVGRGNIVYLDGAKPSGARSPHEEDSYS, from the coding sequence ATGTATCTCGGCTTCGGGAACCGTGACCGGTGGACGCTCTATGCCGTGTTTGTCGTCGTTCTCGTCGTTGCCGGTTTCGCTTCGGTTCCGATGTCCGTGGGTGGGCAATCCGAATCGGATGTCGGTCGTATCGTCACCGTCAACCAAACTGGAACGGCCGTCGTTGCAACGACAGCTGACACGACATATGTTTGGCAATCCGAACCGTACACCGCCAACGTCACGTTTCAAATAAACGCCAGCGAAGACCAGTACGCGGTCTGTCTGTACGAGCGTCGGGGGAGTGGTAACGCCGAAGAACTCGACTGTCGAAGCACGAAAATCGGAAATGGTTCGACCGCAACCGTCGAACTCAACGGCTCGACAGCGGTTGAACCGGGCGAGCGAACGATTTTCTTCCGCGTCAGACCGACGTTCAACAACGATGCGCCTACGATAGACAACCGCAGTATCAACCAAACCGTCATCACGAAGAGCGGTGACGTGGACAACGACGGACTGGAAAACGAGTTCGAGGTCAATCAGAGTGAAACGGGATGGAACGAAACCGCGTTCCGCAACTGGGATATGGACGGCGACGGCATCCCGGATGGTCAGGAGTACGACAACCCGCGACTCGACCCCACGAAAGCCGACACAGATAACGATGGGCTTCGTGACGGACTCGAACTCAATATCGACACAGACCCAAGCGACCCCGATACGGATGGGGACAAAGTCGACGATGGAACCGAATACAACGACCCAAATCTCGATCCGAACGACCCAAACGACGCCACCAACACGACTGCGGCGAATCCGGGAGATGAGGACGCGCAGTCGGGTGGCATTTCAGGCGTTCAGTTGCTGCTCGTCGCAATCGTCGGTATGGGTGTCGTCGGTGCGGCGGCACTCCTTTGGAGAACGAACAACGACGACTCCGACCCACCGGTATCCGTAACAGAAGTACGCGACACGAACGAAACGCCACCGCCCGAAGAGGACGCAGACGAGTCGGAAGACATCCTCACCGACGAAGGCGTTGTCCTCCAACTACTCCGGGAAAATCGCGGGCGGATGAAGCAGGTAGACGTCGTCGAGGAGACGGGCTGGTCGAAGTCGAAGGTGAGCCGACTGCTCTCACGGATGGAAGACCGCGGAGATGTCAACCGCCTTCGCGTCGGACGCGGGAACATCGTCTATCTCGATGGGGCGAAACCGAGCGGTGCACGCTCCCCACATGAAGAAGATTCATATAGTTAA
- a CDS encoding DUF7344 domain-containing protein → MSATTQTLSDGPSLPNDDDPDELSKDKIFHILQTQRRRHALRYLKEHDGAVEMRDLAEQVAAWENDTTLQALASDERQRVYIALYQSHLPKLDNEGIIEYNQSRGIVERGPLADQFDPYLDTTTVGSTNVDDAADAESEMDDDRWFSYYRWATAASAGTFAAAWLNAPLLSAAPTHVLGAFVVCLYAAISSAQFALR, encoded by the coding sequence ATGAGCGCTACGACGCAGACTCTCTCTGACGGCCCGTCGTTGCCGAACGACGACGACCCGGACGAACTCTCGAAGGACAAAATTTTCCACATCCTCCAGACACAGCGCAGACGCCATGCGCTTCGCTACCTGAAAGAACACGACGGCGCGGTCGAAATGCGCGACCTCGCGGAACAGGTCGCCGCGTGGGAGAACGACACGACCCTCCAAGCGCTCGCCTCGGACGAGCGCCAGCGCGTGTACATTGCCCTCTACCAGTCGCATCTCCCAAAACTCGACAACGAGGGCATCATCGAGTACAACCAAAGCCGCGGCATCGTCGAACGCGGCCCGTTGGCAGACCAGTTCGACCCGTACCTCGACACGACGACGGTCGGCAGTACCAACGTGGACGATGCGGCCGATGCCGAATCCGAAATGGACGATGACCGCTGGTTTAGCTACTATCGCTGGGCAACCGCGGCGAGCGCCGGAACCTTCGCCGCCGCGTGGTTGAACGCCCCGCTTCTCTCTGCCGCTCCGACACACGTCCTCGGGGCCTTCGTCGTCTGTCTCTACGCCGCTATTTCGAGTGCCCAGTTTGCGCTTCGATAG
- a CDS encoding glycosyltransferase family 2 protein translates to MAPTVSVIVPTYNRAHSLPRTVESVLSQTLEKLELIIVDDASDDDTADVVASYDDERIRFFEHEENQGASAARNTGIEHAEGEYMAFLDSDDVWLPTKLEKQVLTLQLRSDDWIAAYCKAETVYPDGQNPIMKWATQLISRRNKTEGAEGGKELIGPLLSDSLHTSAGSTLIVESDIARKIDGFDESFDRFQDPEFLIRVLKHGKLACVNEPLLLRYETGSPPADAVAKADEHYRRTFAEEVERLEQQGIDVTGAHNYILARHYLDEGQFRTGFRYLRRSKRPELRQVPGLMMNLYSGARANIG, encoded by the coding sequence ATGGCCCCGACTGTGAGCGTTATCGTGCCGACGTACAACCGGGCACATTCCCTGCCCCGAACCGTAGAGAGCGTCCTTTCGCAGACGCTCGAAAAGCTAGAACTCATCATCGTGGACGACGCTTCTGACGACGACACGGCAGACGTCGTCGCATCCTACGACGACGAGCGAATCCGCTTTTTCGAACACGAAGAAAATCAGGGTGCGAGTGCTGCGCGAAATACGGGAATCGAACACGCCGAAGGAGAGTACATGGCGTTTCTCGATTCGGACGACGTCTGGCTTCCGACCAAACTCGAAAAGCAAGTTCTCACTCTACAACTGCGGTCGGACGACTGGATTGCGGCCTACTGTAAAGCGGAAACCGTCTATCCCGACGGGCAGAATCCGATTATGAAGTGGGCGACACAACTGATTTCGCGGCGGAACAAAACCGAAGGTGCGGAAGGTGGCAAGGAACTCATTGGGCCACTGCTAAGCGACAGTCTTCACACCAGCGCCGGTTCCACCCTCATCGTGGAAAGCGACATTGCGCGAAAAATCGACGGCTTCGACGAGTCGTTCGACCGGTTTCAAGACCCCGAGTTCCTCATCCGCGTCCTCAAACACGGCAAACTCGCCTGCGTGAACGAACCACTGCTTCTCCGGTACGAAACCGGGTCACCACCGGCAGATGCGGTGGCGAAGGCGGACGAACACTACCGACGAACCTTCGCCGAGGAAGTCGAGCGTCTCGAACAGCAGGGTATCGACGTCACGGGTGCACACAACTACATCCTCGCCAGACACTATCTGGACGAAGGGCAGTTCCGTACCGGGTTCCGGTATCTACGACGGTCGAAACGACCTGAACTGCGCCAAGTTCCGGGACTCATGATGAACCTGTACTCTGGCGCCAGAGCGAACATCGGATGA
- a CDS encoding DUF7519 family protein, translating into MSTAIATRRPTRLASALAVCVALAAMWKLNASTTALALEAVGVTALTGGFGLWRRDWKIAGALVGTLGLAGFAGAVGVAFSGVVGMSGIIRLIPGLFGIFVLALALVPVRGTGSRTLVKVGTGLVFVAVLASGIFNAVSLGALLLAGAATVVAWDAGEHAINVGEHLGRGRETRETELVHIAGTGLVALLAVETAKFSGGVGPSGLSLGSLVLLLVAVVLLAVALHD; encoded by the coding sequence ATGAGTACAGCAATCGCAACCCGGCGACCGACTCGGCTGGCCAGCGCGCTCGCGGTCTGTGTCGCGCTGGCCGCGATGTGGAAACTGAACGCATCAACAACCGCGTTGGCGCTCGAAGCGGTCGGCGTGACCGCACTCACCGGAGGTTTCGGCCTCTGGCGACGCGACTGGAAAATCGCCGGTGCGTTGGTCGGAACGCTCGGCCTCGCAGGATTCGCTGGTGCGGTCGGCGTCGCGTTTTCGGGAGTCGTCGGAATGAGTGGAATCATTCGATTGATTCCGGGGCTGTTCGGCATCTTCGTCCTCGCGCTCGCGCTCGTCCCCGTGCGCGGAACCGGGTCACGGACGCTCGTGAAAGTTGGCACGGGACTCGTCTTCGTCGCCGTCCTCGCGTCCGGCATCTTCAACGCGGTTTCGCTCGGGGCGCTCTTACTGGCGGGGGCCGCAACCGTCGTTGCGTGGGATGCCGGAGAACACGCGATTAACGTCGGCGAGCATCTCGGCCGTGGTCGGGAAACGCGCGAGACGGAACTCGTGCATATCGCCGGGACGGGACTCGTCGCACTGCTTGCGGTCGAAACCGCGAAATTTTCCGGTGGGGTCGGCCCGTCCGGACTTTCGCTGGGCTCGCTGGTACTCCTACTCGTCGCCGTCGTCCTGCTCGCGGTGGCGCTTCACGATTAG
- a CDS encoding DUF58 domain-containing protein, which yields MTETHRWRGVIALSLAAGAVGLAIDRPSMLLLSVIGVVFAAYPHVLSEPTPKLRIERRLSNSTPRPGDEVTVTVTVTNEGGFLPDVRIVDGVPALLSVSVGSPRKGAVFWPGRSVSFSYRVGTKHGKHPFEPATVVARDISGAWEVETTISADTELDCTATEADGPLRDQTLDQVGRIVAQKGGSGIEFYRTREYRAGDAMHRIDWNRYARTGDLTTVEYREENAATVVLLVDARAVAYRAATDEPHAVAYSVSAAEQLLGSLHRDRNLVGLAAFGREACWLEPGAGRSHRAKAQRLLATHSAFASIPPTEEPEHEEQVEQLRMRLSSTTQVVLLSPLSDDAIVETARRLDAYGHRVSVISPDVTGEESVGQRLAGVERENRLSALRKSGVPVVEWKSETPLAAALMNRPRKVNA from the coding sequence ATGACGGAAACGCACCGCTGGCGCGGCGTCATCGCGCTGTCGCTGGCCGCGGGCGCAGTCGGACTCGCCATAGACCGCCCGTCGATGCTCCTGCTTTCGGTTATCGGCGTTGTCTTCGCCGCGTATCCCCACGTTCTCTCGGAACCAACGCCGAAACTCCGCATCGAGCGACGACTGAGCAATAGCACGCCTCGCCCCGGCGACGAGGTGACGGTCACCGTCACGGTGACCAACGAAGGCGGGTTTCTTCCCGACGTTCGAATTGTAGACGGCGTACCCGCGCTACTCTCCGTTTCCGTCGGTTCGCCGCGAAAAGGCGCAGTTTTCTGGCCGGGGCGGTCGGTCAGCTTTTCGTACCGTGTCGGCACCAAACACGGAAAACATCCGTTCGAACCCGCCACGGTCGTCGCGCGCGACATCAGTGGCGCATGGGAGGTCGAGACGACCATCTCCGCTGACACCGAACTCGACTGCACCGCAACCGAGGCAGACGGCCCACTACGCGATCAAACCCTCGACCAAGTCGGACGAATCGTCGCGCAAAAAGGTGGCAGTGGTATCGAATTCTACCGCACCCGGGAGTACCGTGCTGGTGATGCCATGCACCGAATCGACTGGAATCGGTACGCCCGAACTGGCGACCTGACGACCGTCGAATACCGCGAGGAGAACGCGGCAACCGTCGTGCTGTTGGTCGACGCGCGCGCCGTCGCATATCGGGCCGCAACCGACGAACCGCACGCTGTAGCGTACAGCGTCTCCGCCGCCGAACAGTTGCTTGGTTCACTCCACCGCGACAGAAATCTCGTCGGCCTTGCCGCGTTCGGGCGGGAAGCCTGTTGGCTCGAACCCGGTGCAGGACGAAGCCATCGCGCGAAGGCACAACGACTGTTGGCAACCCATTCCGCCTTCGCCTCGATACCGCCGACGGAGGAGCCAGAACACGAAGAACAGGTCGAACAGCTTCGGATGCGGCTTTCGAGCACGACACAGGTCGTCCTCCTGTCGCCGCTTTCCGACGACGCAATCGTCGAAACGGCCCGGCGACTGGACGCCTACGGCCACCGGGTGAGCGTCATCAGTCCGGACGTGACCGGCGAGGAAAGCGTCGGGCAGCGTCTCGCCGGTGTCGAACGAGAAAATCGACTCAGTGCGCTCCGGAAGTCCGGTGTGCCGGTGGTCGAATGGAAATCCGAAACGCCGCTCGCCGCGGCGCTGATGAACCGGCCACGGAAGGTGAACGCATGA
- a CDS encoding DUF7269 family protein: protein MNGRRILFGLSGAVAVLMAVAGGPGTLPVRALLSLLGNDYLLVVAIGGFGLLVAIPVLASGRDGNLVQAEMPAPEEPVTVPSAGYTFDETVGSWRYRLPLVGRSQRKNVRERLRTAAIETLMRAENCSREEARGLVDSGEWTDDPAVASYIGDSTVSGAGVGTRSAVLLRGRTWNQHCARRTAETIAKTGEMA from the coding sequence ATGAATGGTCGTCGTATCCTGTTCGGACTCTCCGGAGCAGTTGCAGTTCTGATGGCGGTCGCTGGCGGCCCCGGAACGCTTCCGGTTCGAGCACTATTGTCGCTCCTCGGCAACGACTATCTGCTCGTCGTCGCCATCGGCGGATTCGGCCTCCTCGTCGCAATTCCGGTACTCGCGTCGGGACGAGATGGAAATCTGGTTCAAGCCGAAATGCCCGCCCCGGAGGAACCGGTGACGGTTCCGTCCGCGGGATACACGTTCGACGAAACCGTCGGGTCGTGGCGGTATCGCCTGCCGCTCGTGGGTCGAAGCCAGCGAAAAAACGTCCGCGAACGGCTTCGAACCGCGGCCATCGAGACGCTCATGCGGGCCGAAAACTGCTCCCGTGAGGAGGCTCGCGGGCTGGTAGATTCCGGAGAATGGACGGACGACCCCGCCGTGGCGTCCTATATCGGCGATTCCACGGTTTCGGGCGCTGGCGTCGGCACTCGTTCCGCCGTACTCCTGCGGGGACGGACGTGGAACCAACACTGCGCCCGAAGAACCGCCGAAACCATCGCCAAAACGGGTGAAATGGCATGA
- a CDS encoding DUF4129 domain-containing protein: protein MNTDRLLTAGIALCCIFAIGTSASTLGSSVDTNPDDVIDVNYESLPINPDDAGELKQEAQSKGEPQSAKSQNDQQQSQSNQKQQSSATKQQQKQKQSEKNASKEPLDFLDRLMELLQQLLQLLIWVVPFVAVAGGIALGVRFGGRLFDSPTEPNSSARSRRPPPPEPNPSNEIERAWWSMVKRFGVEQPHTKTPGECAREAVDAGADRTAAETLTQTFEEVRYGGAPITDDRLSQTRNQSDRLGGGQ, encoded by the coding sequence ATGAATACGGATAGACTCCTCACGGCCGGAATCGCGCTGTGTTGTATCTTTGCTATCGGCACCTCCGCTTCGACGCTGGGGTCGTCGGTGGACACCAACCCCGACGATGTCATCGATGTCAATTACGAGTCGCTTCCGATCAATCCGGACGATGCAGGGGAGCTGAAACAGGAAGCACAATCGAAGGGCGAACCGCAGTCGGCGAAGTCACAAAACGACCAACAGCAGTCACAATCGAATCAGAAACAGCAGTCGAGCGCGACCAAACAGCAACAGAAGCAAAAGCAGTCCGAAAAGAACGCTTCGAAAGAGCCGTTGGATTTCCTCGACCGGCTCATGGAACTGCTTCAACAGCTTCTGCAACTGCTCATTTGGGTCGTTCCGTTCGTCGCAGTTGCCGGAGGGATCGCACTCGGCGTGCGGTTCGGCGGTCGGCTGTTTGACTCCCCGACCGAACCGAATAGTTCGGCTCGGTCGCGCAGGCCGCCACCGCCGGAGCCGAATCCGTCGAACGAAATCGAACGGGCGTGGTGGTCGATGGTCAAACGGTTCGGCGTCGAGCAACCACACACCAAGACGCCGGGCGAGTGCGCCCGCGAGGCAGTCGATGCTGGTGCGGACAGAACCGCCGCAGAAACGCTGACGCAAACCTTCGAGGAGGTGCGGTACGGCGGTGCGCCGATCACCGACGACCGCCTCAGCCAAACTCGAAATCAGTCCGACAGACTGGGAGGCGGACAATGA